One Streptomyces sp. NBC_00102 DNA segment encodes these proteins:
- a CDS encoding aldo/keto reductase, with the protein MEQRHLGRTGLRVSRIGLGTLTWGRDTDEHDAADQLKAFWDAGGTLVDTADAYGGGEAEYLLGRLLGGLVPREDLVVATKAGSVRDPYRRFNGSRGHLLAALDASLERLGTDYVDLWQVHAFDPVTPLEETLQALDLAVTSGRVRYAGVSNFCGWQLAKAATWQLAAPGARTRLASTQMEYSLLQRGVEREVLPAALDLGVGLLPSSPLGRGVLTGKYRTGTPSGSRGASEQLAPFVEPYLDDAASRIVEAVATAADGLATTPLQVALAWVRDRPGVAAPVIGARNAQQLTEALSVETLTLPDEICQALDDVSAPVHRYPDQDWSTL; encoded by the coding sequence ATGGAGCAGAGGCATCTCGGCCGTACCGGCCTGCGTGTGTCCCGGATCGGGCTCGGCACCCTCACCTGGGGCCGGGACACGGACGAGCACGACGCCGCCGACCAGTTGAAGGCCTTCTGGGACGCGGGCGGCACTCTGGTCGACACCGCGGACGCCTACGGGGGCGGGGAGGCGGAGTACCTCCTCGGGCGGCTCCTGGGCGGGCTGGTGCCGCGCGAGGACCTCGTGGTGGCCACGAAGGCGGGCAGCGTGCGCGACCCGTACCGCAGGTTCAACGGCTCGCGGGGGCATCTGCTGGCCGCGCTCGACGCGTCCCTGGAACGGCTCGGCACGGACTACGTCGATCTGTGGCAGGTGCACGCCTTCGACCCGGTGACCCCGCTGGAGGAGACCCTCCAGGCGCTGGACCTGGCGGTGACCTCGGGCCGGGTGCGGTACGCGGGGGTGTCCAACTTCTGCGGCTGGCAGCTGGCCAAGGCGGCGACCTGGCAGCTCGCGGCGCCGGGGGCACGCACCCGGCTGGCGAGCACGCAGATGGAGTACTCGCTGCTGCAGCGCGGCGTGGAGCGCGAGGTGCTGCCCGCCGCCCTCGACCTCGGCGTGGGGCTGCTGCCCTCGTCCCCGCTGGGGCGCGGTGTCCTGACCGGCAAGTACCGCACGGGGACCCCGTCCGGTTCGCGCGGGGCCTCGGAACAGCTGGCGCCCTTCGTGGAGCCGTACCTCGACGACGCGGCGAGCCGCATCGTCGAGGCGGTCGCCACGGCGGCGGACGGGCTGGCCACCACCCCGCTGCAGGTCGCGCTCGCCTGGGTGCGCGACCGGCCGGGAGTGGCCGCCCCGGTCATCGGCGCGCGCAACGCGCAGCAGCTCACCGAGGCTTTGTCGGTGGAGACGCTTACGCTTCCTGACGAGATCTGCCAGGCGCTCGACGACGTGTCGGCGCCCGTGCACCGCTATCCGGACCAGGACTGGAGCACGCTGTGA
- the chpH gene encoding chaplin ChpH, with product MIKKIAAAAAVTGGLVLAGAGMAVADAGAQGAAVGSPGVISGNVIQVPVHVPVNVCGNTIDVIGLLNPAFGNTCVNA from the coding sequence ATGATCAAGAAGATTGCCGCCGCTGCGGCTGTCACCGGTGGTCTCGTGCTCGCCGGCGCCGGCATGGCTGTTGCCGACGCGGGTGCCCAGGGTGCCGCCGTCGGCAGCCCCGGTGTCATCTCGGGCAACGTCATCCAGGTCCCCGTCCACGTTCCGGTGAACGTGTGCGGCAACACGATCGACGTCATCGGGCTCCTGAACCCGGCCTTCGGCAACACCTGCGTCAACGCCTGA
- a CDS encoding chaplin: MRQVTRKGLITMAAAGGVLALGGGYAQADSGAASAATNSPGVASGNSIQIPIEVPVNVCGNSVDVIGLLNPAFGNSCANTSQDGTVSGRGASGAAHADAGDTSAHQGGNAAPGTGRHRAGDSTKAVGGSGATAEGVAQGSPGILSGNSVQAPVDIPVNACGNSVDVVGLLNPVFGNECVNGTPVAPPVVPEVPVTPEEPVAPPAHEPPAPEVSTPPQLAETGAGDLGTLIPAGAGMMLAGAGAVFYRRSRSAA; the protein is encoded by the coding sequence ATGCGACAGGTCACTCGTAAAGGCCTGATCACCATGGCGGCGGCCGGCGGAGTGCTCGCACTCGGCGGGGGTTACGCGCAGGCGGACTCCGGAGCGGCTTCCGCCGCGACGAATTCCCCGGGGGTGGCGTCGGGCAACAGCATCCAGATTCCGATCGAGGTTCCGGTCAACGTCTGCGGGAATTCCGTGGACGTCATCGGTCTGCTCAACCCGGCATTCGGAAACAGCTGCGCGAACACGTCCCAGGACGGCACCGTGAGCGGTCGTGGCGCGTCCGGCGCCGCGCACGCCGACGCCGGGGACACCTCGGCGCACCAGGGCGGGAACGCAGCCCCGGGGACCGGCAGGCACCGCGCCGGCGACTCCACCAAGGCCGTCGGCGGCTCCGGCGCCACGGCGGAGGGGGTCGCGCAGGGTTCTCCCGGCATCCTCTCCGGCAACAGCGTCCAGGCCCCCGTCGACATCCCCGTCAACGCCTGCGGCAACTCCGTGGACGTCGTGGGGCTGCTCAACCCGGTCTTCGGCAACGAATGCGTCAACGGCACCCCGGTCGCCCCGCCCGTCGTGCCGGAGGTGCCGGTCACGCCCGAGGAGCCCGTCGCCCCGCCGGCCCACGAGCCGCCCGCCCCCGAGGTGTCCACCCCGCCGCAGCTCGCGGAGACCGGTGCCGGTGACCTCGGCACCCTGATTCCGGCCGGTGCGGGCATGATGCTCGCCGGCGCCGGAGCGGTGTTCTACCGCCGCTCGCGCAGCGCTGCCTGA
- a CDS encoding M20/M25/M40 family metallo-hydrolase, translated as MSESSASQAGPSGKTGNAENEVVDLCRELIRIDTSNYGDHSGPGERLAAEYVAEKLAEVGLEPQIFESHKGRASTVARIEGEDPSRPALLIHGHTDVVPANAADWTHDPFSGEVADGCVWGRGAVDMKDMDAMTLAVIRERMRSGRKPPRDIVLAFLADEEAGGTYGARFLVDKHPGLFEGVTEAISEVGGFSLTVNEQLRLYLVETAQKGMHWMKLTVDGTAGHGSMIHKDNAITELSEAVGRLGRHQFPVRVTKTLRHFLDELSDALGTELDPENMEETLAKLGSIAKLIGASLRNTANPTQLGAGYKVNVIPGQATAHVDARFLPGYEEEFLADIDRILGPNVRREDVHADKALETTFDGALVDAMQKALVAEDPIARAVPYMLSAGTDAKSFDDLGIRGFGFAPLKLPPELDFAGMFHGVDERVPVDGLQFGVRVLDRFIDHS; from the coding sequence GTGAGCGAGAGCAGCGCCTCCCAGGCAGGCCCGTCCGGGAAGACCGGCAACGCCGAGAACGAGGTCGTCGACCTCTGTCGTGAGCTGATCCGGATCGACACCAGCAACTACGGGGACCACTCCGGCCCCGGCGAGCGGCTCGCCGCCGAGTACGTCGCGGAGAAGCTCGCCGAGGTCGGGCTCGAACCGCAGATCTTCGAATCGCACAAGGGGCGCGCGTCGACCGTGGCCCGGATCGAGGGTGAGGACCCCTCCCGGCCCGCGCTCCTCATCCACGGGCACACGGACGTCGTGCCGGCCAACGCGGCGGACTGGACCCACGACCCGTTCTCCGGCGAGGTCGCGGACGGCTGCGTCTGGGGACGCGGCGCGGTCGACATGAAGGACATGGACGCCATGACGCTCGCGGTGATCCGTGAGCGGATGCGCAGCGGGCGCAAGCCCCCGCGCGACATCGTGCTGGCGTTCCTCGCGGACGAGGAGGCCGGCGGCACGTACGGCGCCCGCTTCCTGGTCGACAAGCACCCCGGGCTCTTCGAGGGTGTCACGGAGGCCATCAGTGAGGTCGGCGGCTTCTCCCTGACCGTCAACGAGCAGCTGCGCCTCTACCTGGTGGAGACGGCCCAGAAGGGCATGCACTGGATGAAGCTGACCGTGGACGGCACCGCCGGGCACGGTTCGATGATCCACAAGGACAACGCCATCACGGAGCTCTCCGAGGCGGTCGGCCGGCTCGGGCGCCATCAGTTCCCGGTCCGGGTCACCAAGACACTGCGTCACTTCCTGGACGAGCTCTCGGACGCCCTGGGCACCGAGCTGGACCCGGAGAACATGGAGGAGACCCTCGCCAAGCTGGGCAGCATCGCCAAGCTCATCGGGGCCTCCCTGCGCAACACCGCCAACCCGACGCAGCTCGGCGCCGGCTACAAGGTCAACGTCATCCCGGGCCAGGCGACCGCGCACGTGGACGCCCGCTTCCTGCCGGGGTACGAGGAGGAGTTCCTCGCCGACATCGACCGCATCCTCGGCCCGAACGTGCGCCGCGAGGACGTGCACGCCGACAAGGCGCTGGAGACGACCTTCGACGGCGCCCTCGTGGACGCCATGCAGAAGGCCCTGGTGGCCGAGGACCCGATCGCCCGGGCCGTGCCGTACATGCTGTCGGCCGGCACGGACGCCAAATCCTTCGACGACCTCGGCATCCGGGGATTCGGCTTCGCCCCGCTCAAGCTGCCGCCGGAGCTGGACTTCGCCGGCATGTTCCACGGCGTGGACGAGCGCGTTCCGGTGGACGGCCTTCAGTTCGGTGTGCGGGTACTGGACCGGTTCATCGACCACAGCTGA
- a CDS encoding ferritin-like domain-containing protein: MLSAKSLFQEILDDDESFRLFCSIAASGESQGGWENARIAALVPESQRALAPKITRHGADEDKHGRIFNALLKKRGLSAADVPADTDYTMLLERHGIGLAHAQLKGEEPLAERDIVTYLAHSRVTEQRASEQMRLLLRYFADDPVIGRAVRMISHDEDNHLAYCHEELLRLARAGHGRTIQRILRECALAEIRVYRDVSLAVMAHMGRILGWPRPKAAALAAGIHAMYAYERLAGWRRMVSLTEPEPERRDALGQPAVAGAEFA; this comes from the coding sequence ATGCTCTCGGCAAAAAGTCTCTTCCAGGAGATCCTCGACGACGACGAGTCGTTCCGGCTCTTCTGCTCCATTGCCGCCAGCGGTGAGTCGCAGGGCGGCTGGGAGAACGCCCGCATCGCCGCCCTCGTGCCCGAGAGCCAGCGCGCTCTCGCCCCGAAGATCACCCGGCACGGTGCCGACGAGGACAAGCACGGCCGCATCTTCAACGCCCTGCTCAAGAAGCGCGGGCTGAGCGCCGCCGACGTCCCGGCCGACACCGACTACACGATGCTGCTGGAACGCCACGGGATCGGCCTCGCCCACGCACAGCTCAAGGGCGAGGAGCCGCTCGCGGAGCGGGACATCGTCACCTATCTGGCCCACAGCCGGGTCACCGAACAGCGGGCCTCCGAGCAGATGCGCCTGCTCCTCAGGTACTTCGCCGACGACCCCGTCATCGGCCGCGCCGTGCGGATGATCTCGCACGACGAGGACAACCACCTCGCCTACTGCCACGAGGAACTCCTCCGCCTCGCCCGGGCCGGCCACGGTCGCACGATCCAGCGCATCCTGCGCGAGTGCGCCCTCGCCGAGATCCGGGTCTACCGCGACGTCAGCCTCGCGGTCATGGCCCACATGGGCCGCATCCTCGGCTGGCCCCGGCCGAAGGCGGCGGCGCTCGCCGCGGGCATCCACGCCATGTACGCGTACGAGCGGCTGGCCGGCTGGCGCCGGATGGTCAGCCTGACCGAACCCGAACCCGAACGCCGCGACGCCCTCGGTCAACCGGCCGTGGCCGGAGCCGAGTTCGCCTGA
- a CDS encoding histidine phosphatase family protein, giving the protein MPTLILVRHGRSTANTSGVLAGRTPGIQLDERGAEQAAGLPGRLAGLPLVAAVSSPLQRCRQTLQPLLDARPGLPLHVEDGLSECDYGDWSGRKLAELSDEPLMSVVQQHPSAAAFPGGESMRAMQNRAVDSVRAWNARIEAEYGEDAVYVMCSHGDIIKAVVADALGMHLDLFQRIHVDPCSVTAIRYTRLRPFLLRLGDTGDLAGLAPREQGLGADATPADEADHGSHAQVGGGAGAP; this is encoded by the coding sequence ATGCCCACCCTGATCCTCGTACGCCACGGACGCTCGACCGCCAACACCTCCGGGGTGCTCGCGGGCCGTACCCCCGGTATCCAGCTGGACGAGCGCGGCGCCGAACAGGCGGCCGGGCTGCCCGGCCGCCTCGCCGGACTGCCCCTCGTGGCCGCCGTCAGCAGCCCGCTCCAGCGCTGCCGCCAGACGCTCCAGCCGCTGCTGGACGCGCGCCCCGGCCTCCCCCTGCACGTCGAGGACGGCCTTTCCGAGTGCGACTACGGGGACTGGTCCGGGCGCAAGCTCGCCGAACTGTCCGACGAACCGCTGATGTCGGTCGTGCAGCAGCATCCCTCCGCCGCCGCCTTCCCCGGCGGCGAGTCGATGCGCGCGATGCAGAACCGCGCGGTCGACTCCGTCCGCGCCTGGAACGCGCGCATCGAAGCCGAGTACGGCGAGGACGCCGTCTACGTCATGTGCTCGCACGGCGACATCATCAAGGCCGTCGTCGCCGACGCGCTCGGCATGCACCTCGACCTCTTCCAGCGCATCCACGTCGACCCCTGCTCGGTCACCGCGATCCGCTACACCCGGCTGCGCCCCTTCCTGCTGCGCCTCGGCGACACCGGCGACCTCGCGGGGCTCGCCCCCCGCGAGCAGGGACTGGGCGCCGACGCCACCCCCGCCGACGAGGCGGACCACGGTTCGCACGCCCAGGTGGGGGGCGGCGCTGGGGCGCCGTGA
- a CDS encoding LLM class F420-dependent oxidoreductase, which produces MRLGINLGYWGAGMDADNLAVAQEADRLGYDVCWAAEAYGSDAPTVLTWVAAQTESIDVGSAIMQIPARQPAMTAMTAATLDSLSGGRFRLGLGVSGPQVSEGWYGVKFDKPLARTREYVDIVRKAMARERLTYEGQHWTLPLPDGPGKPIKLTVHPQREHIPLYIAAIGPKNLEQTGEIADGALLIFPSAEHLEETALRHLRAGREKAGLPLEGFDVCPTVPLAVGDDVKGLADMFRPYTALYVGGMGSRKQNFYNQLAQRMGYEKEAAEIQDKYLGGDKNGAAAAVPHRLIDQTTLLGPVDRIADGMRAYAEAGVTTLTLAPAGFTREERIAALRAGTDALERSGAAE; this is translated from the coding sequence ATGCGGCTCGGCATCAATCTCGGTTACTGGGGCGCGGGCATGGACGCCGACAACCTCGCCGTCGCGCAGGAGGCGGACCGCCTCGGCTACGACGTCTGCTGGGCGGCGGAGGCGTACGGCTCCGACGCGCCGACCGTGCTCACCTGGGTCGCGGCACAGACCGAGTCCATCGACGTGGGCTCGGCGATCATGCAGATCCCGGCCCGCCAGCCCGCCATGACCGCCATGACCGCGGCCACCCTCGACTCCCTCTCCGGCGGGCGCTTCCGCCTGGGCCTGGGCGTCTCGGGGCCGCAGGTCTCCGAGGGCTGGTACGGCGTGAAGTTCGACAAGCCGCTGGCCCGCACCCGCGAGTACGTCGACATCGTCCGCAAGGCGATGGCCCGCGAGCGCCTCACCTACGAGGGACAGCACTGGACGCTCCCGCTGCCGGACGGCCCCGGCAAGCCGATCAAGCTCACCGTGCACCCGCAGCGCGAGCACATCCCGCTCTACATCGCCGCCATCGGCCCGAAGAACCTGGAGCAGACCGGTGAGATCGCGGACGGCGCCCTGCTGATCTTCCCGTCCGCCGAACACCTGGAGGAGACCGCGCTGCGCCACCTGCGGGCGGGCCGCGAGAAGGCCGGGCTGCCCCTGGAGGGCTTCGACGTCTGCCCGACCGTTCCGCTGGCGGTCGGCGACGACGTAAAGGGCCTCGCCGACATGTTCCGCCCGTACACCGCGCTCTACGTCGGCGGCATGGGCAGCCGGAAGCAGAACTTCTACAACCAGCTCGCCCAGCGCATGGGGTACGAGAAGGAGGCCGCCGAGATCCAGGACAAGTACCTTGGCGGAGACAAGAACGGTGCCGCCGCGGCGGTCCCGCACCGGCTGATCGACCAGACCACCCTGCTCGGCCCGGTCGACCGGATCGCCGACGGGATGCGCGCCTACGCCGAGGCCGGCGTCACCACCCTCACCCTCGCCCCCGCCGGATTCACGCGGGAGGAGCGGATCGCCGCCCTGCGCGCCGGTACGGACGCCCTGGAGCGCTCCGGCGCCGCCGAGTAA
- a CDS encoding DUF3090 domain-containing protein, which yields MSRQVFLYDPPERFVAGTVGLPGRRMFFLQASAGGRVTSVALEKTQVAALAERIDELLDEVVRRTGGNSPVPAVAPMTVADTAPLDTPVEEEFRVGTMALAWDGDEQCMIVEAQALVEIDVETEDDLAAAEERLLQDEENGPPMLRVRLSGAQARAFAKRALDVVQAGRPPCPLCSLPLDPEGHVCPRQNGYRRGA from the coding sequence GTGTCCCGTCAGGTGTTCCTCTACGACCCGCCGGAACGATTCGTGGCCGGCACGGTCGGGCTGCCTGGACGCCGAATGTTTTTCCTTCAGGCGTCCGCAGGCGGCCGGGTCACCAGCGTGGCTCTGGAGAAGACCCAGGTCGCCGCGCTCGCTGAGCGGATCGACGAACTGCTCGACGAGGTCGTCCGCCGCACCGGCGGCAACTCGCCGGTCCCGGCCGTCGCCCCGATGACCGTCGCCGACACCGCGCCGCTCGACACCCCCGTCGAGGAGGAGTTCCGGGTCGGCACGATGGCCCTCGCCTGGGACGGCGACGAGCAGTGCATGATCGTCGAGGCTCAGGCTCTCGTGGAGATCGACGTCGAGACCGAGGACGATCTGGCGGCGGCCGAGGAGAGGCTGCTCCAGGACGAGGAGAACGGCCCGCCGATGCTCCGGGTGCGCCTCAGCGGAGCCCAGGCACGGGCCTTCGCCAAGCGCGCCCTGGACGTCGTGCAGGCCGGCCGCCCGCCGTGCCCGTTGTGCAGCCTGCCGCTCGACCCGGAAGGACACGT
- a CDS encoding helix-hairpin-helix domain-containing protein gives MTALPRGESPGHSAEETETAEETENAEDRTDDRSEESSDLPEGTPEGFAAASEDGEASGETSDSAPGSGSDESGDAPAVSEAQAELAAQRELRKRIEQRKAEKAGPIAAGTGLSGTAAQLLAAVRAVESGEKTASAFYEAPATPVARPAAAPGADRPQAPLPRPTQASPAPQEAPEEAVAAVRAVLAGAGAPEALAPGAARTLGEQAAEVLRQDPWQLLAVPGVRPEQADGFARALLGPGCGPDDGRRTAALVGWLLEQAAVRGHTALDVVAVRAALAGHGVTDPETAVDDAVAEGVALLFEEGVDPAGAGESAEEESPAGDPDEENASGDGEARPALLGLDRYALAEESLADGLGRLANACEKGADWTDAASAAPSPSAAELIRAVAGAGLVVHSGGEAARAEPAALLVAARGLGLRALGATHSADGRRRLAAGAGDADAAVTLAGLLAGSEGPGRDEEGALALDLLVVLDAPQLDVETGAALVECLADGTRLVLSGDPGVLGSAGAGRVFADVLAARACPQVISRTPDPGPIGELVSGIGIGELNQVAAPGNEVVIVPVRDAGEAVHRTVQLVADSVPRAFGIDAAETRVITVGHGGSAGTRALNAALKDRLNPGPGRFGGFDPGDRVVHVPAPGRTVPGVVVSAGADGLRLDCEGAPVVVPQDRVASAVRHGWALSAHQAAGMRWPAAVVVLPGDAARGLSRPWVYTAFSRGERHLSVVHGVDQALPGAVADIPAQERTTRLRALLEALPTPDASS, from the coding sequence GTGACTGCGCTTCCCCGGGGGGAATCCCCGGGCCACTCGGCCGAGGAAACCGAGACCGCCGAGGAGACCGAGAACGCCGAGGACCGAACCGACGACCGCTCGGAAGAGTCCTCGGACCTGCCCGAAGGGACCCCCGAGGGTTTCGCCGCCGCGTCCGAGGACGGCGAGGCCTCCGGAGAGACGTCGGACTCGGCCCCGGGCTCGGGCTCCGACGAATCCGGGGACGCCCCGGCGGTGTCGGAGGCGCAGGCCGAGCTCGCGGCCCAGCGTGAGCTGCGCAAGCGCATCGAGCAGCGGAAGGCCGAGAAGGCCGGTCCGATCGCCGCGGGGACCGGGCTGAGCGGCACCGCCGCGCAGCTGCTGGCCGCCGTCCGGGCGGTGGAGAGCGGCGAGAAGACCGCCTCCGCGTTCTACGAGGCTCCCGCCACCCCGGTGGCGCGCCCTGCGGCCGCCCCCGGGGCGGACCGCCCGCAGGCACCCCTCCCCCGGCCCACGCAGGCGTCCCCCGCACCGCAGGAGGCGCCCGAGGAGGCCGTTGCGGCGGTACGAGCGGTACTGGCAGGGGCGGGAGCGCCCGAGGCCCTGGCTCCCGGGGCCGCCCGGACGCTGGGCGAGCAGGCGGCCGAGGTGCTGCGGCAGGACCCCTGGCAGCTGCTGGCCGTTCCCGGGGTGCGCCCCGAGCAGGCGGACGGGTTCGCCCGCGCCCTGCTGGGGCCCGGGTGCGGTCCCGACGACGGACGCCGGACCGCCGCACTGGTGGGCTGGCTGCTGGAGCAGGCCGCCGTGCGCGGCCACACGGCCCTGGACGTCGTCGCGGTACGGGCCGCGCTGGCCGGGCACGGGGTGACGGACCCGGAGACGGCCGTGGACGACGCGGTGGCCGAGGGAGTCGCGCTGCTCTTCGAGGAGGGTGTGGACCCGGCCGGGGCCGGGGAATCCGCCGAGGAGGAGTCGCCCGCCGGGGACCCCGACGAGGAGAACGCCTCCGGCGACGGAGAAGCGCGCCCGGCCCTGCTGGGGCTCGACCGGTACGCCCTCGCCGAGGAGAGCCTCGCGGACGGGCTGGGCCGCCTGGCCAACGCGTGCGAGAAGGGCGCCGACTGGACGGACGCGGCCTCGGCCGCTCCTTCGCCCTCGGCCGCCGAGCTGATCCGTGCGGTCGCCGGCGCGGGCCTGGTGGTCCACTCCGGCGGCGAGGCTGCCCGGGCGGAGCCCGCCGCCCTGCTGGTGGCGGCCCGCGGGCTGGGCCTGCGCGCGCTGGGCGCCACGCACAGCGCGGACGGCCGCCGCCGGCTGGCCGCCGGAGCCGGGGACGCCGACGCCGCCGTCACCCTCGCCGGGCTGCTCGCCGGCTCCGAGGGACCGGGCCGGGACGAGGAGGGGGCCCTCGCCCTCGACCTTCTGGTGGTCCTGGACGCCCCGCAGCTGGACGTGGAGACCGGCGCGGCGCTCGTGGAGTGCCTCGCGGACGGTACGCGGCTGGTGCTGAGCGGTGACCCCGGAGTGCTGGGTTCGGCCGGTGCGGGCCGCGTCTTCGCGGACGTGCTCGCCGCCCGCGCCTGCCCGCAGGTGATCTCCCGCACACCCGACCCCGGGCCCATCGGCGAGCTGGTCTCCGGTATCGGCATCGGTGAGCTGAACCAGGTCGCGGCGCCGGGCAACGAAGTGGTGATCGTGCCGGTGCGGGACGCGGGCGAGGCCGTCCACCGCACGGTGCAGCTGGTCGCCGACTCCGTACCGCGCGCGTTCGGCATCGACGCGGCGGAGACCCGCGTGATCACCGTGGGCCACGGCGGCTCGGCGGGCACCCGGGCGCTCAACGCGGCGCTCAAGGACCGCCTCAACCCCGGTCCGGGCCGGTTCGGCGGCTTCGACCCGGGCGACCGGGTGGTCCACGTGCCCGCGCCCGGCCGGACCGTGCCCGGTGTCGTGGTGTCGGCCGGCGCCGACGGACTGCGGCTGGACTGCGAGGGCGCCCCCGTCGTCGTACCGCAGGACCGGGTCGCCTCGGCGGTCCGGCACGGCTGGGCGCTCAGCGCCCACCAGGCGGCCGGGATGCGCTGGCCCGCCGCGGTCGTCGTGCTCCCCGGGGACGCGGCACGGGGGCTCAGCCGGCCGTGGGTGTACACCGCGTTCAGCCGGGGCGAGCGCCATCTGTCCGTGGTGCACGGCGTGGACCAGGCGCTGCCCGGGGCCGTGGCGGACATCCCCGCGCAGGAGCGCACCACCCGGCTGCGCGCCCTGCTGGAGGCCCTGCCGACGCCCGACGCGTCCTCCTGA
- a CDS encoding magnesium and cobalt transport protein CorA — translation MRAVIVDCAIYRDGRRTDGPADFSDALDEARAVGDAFLWIGLHEPTEEEFSMVTKEFGLHPLAVEDALKAHQRPKLEIYDDSLLMVLKPIAYEPDGDTVSADELMVFVGDSFVVTVRHGESAPLSDVRRRLEAQPGVLRQGPTAVLYAVSDAVVDHYIDVAGELQIDLEELETQVFAPSGNAESQHTASRIYTFKRQVMEFRRAAGPLAAPMTRLAGTGVPFVHAESQPFFRDVGDHLTRANEQVEGLDRLLSDILSAHLAQMGVRQNDDMRKISAWAAMAAVPTMVAGIYGMNFDHMPELHWVWSYPAVIVLMAGVVVGLYRQFKRRGWL, via the coding sequence ATGCGCGCCGTGATTGTCGACTGTGCCATCTACCGGGACGGGCGCCGGACGGACGGCCCCGCCGACTTCTCCGACGCGCTGGACGAGGCGCGGGCCGTGGGGGACGCCTTTCTCTGGATCGGGCTGCACGAGCCCACCGAGGAGGAGTTCTCCATGGTGACCAAGGAGTTCGGGTTGCACCCGCTCGCCGTGGAGGACGCGCTCAAGGCGCACCAGCGGCCCAAGCTGGAGATCTACGACGACTCGTTGCTCATGGTGCTCAAGCCGATCGCGTACGAGCCGGACGGCGACACGGTCAGCGCGGACGAGTTGATGGTCTTCGTGGGCGACTCGTTCGTGGTGACGGTCCGGCACGGCGAGAGCGCCCCGCTGTCGGACGTGCGGCGCCGGCTGGAGGCGCAGCCCGGGGTGCTGCGGCAGGGGCCGACCGCCGTGCTGTACGCGGTCAGCGACGCGGTCGTGGACCACTACATAGACGTCGCGGGCGAGCTGCAGATCGACCTGGAGGAGCTGGAGACCCAGGTTTTCGCGCCGAGTGGCAACGCCGAGTCCCAGCACACCGCGAGCCGCATCTACACCTTCAAGCGCCAGGTGATGGAGTTCCGCCGGGCCGCCGGGCCGTTGGCGGCCCCGATGACGCGTCTCGCGGGGACCGGGGTGCCGTTCGTGCACGCGGAGTCGCAGCCCTTCTTCCGGGACGTCGGCGACCACCTCACCCGCGCCAACGAGCAGGTGGAGGGGCTGGACAGGCTGCTGTCCGACATCCTCTCGGCACATCTGGCGCAGATGGGTGTCCGGCAGAACGACGACATGCGCAAGATCTCGGCCTGGGCGGCGATGGCAGCGGTGCCGACGATGGTCGCGGGCATCTACGGCATGAACTTCGACCACATGCCGGAGCTCCACTGGGTGTGGTCCTATCCGGCGGTGATCGTACTGATGGCCGGGGTGGTCGTCGGTCTGTACCGGCAGTTCAAGCGGCGCGGCTGGCTCTGA
- a CDS encoding DUF5703 family protein, translating into MPEYEFVDVYVPRGVSRKDAARLLTDHAEYGHWELDRLTLRHDGSRRVRLRRRIIRQLRATW; encoded by the coding sequence ATGCCGGAATACGAATTTGTCGACGTGTACGTGCCGCGCGGGGTGTCCCGCAAGGATGCGGCCCGACTTTTGACCGACCACGCGGAGTACGGGCACTGGGAGCTGGACCGCCTGACGCTCCGCCACGACGGCAGCCGCAGGGTGCGGCTGCGGCGGAGAATCATCCGCCAGCTCAGAGCCACCTGGTGA